In Edaphobacter aggregans, the sequence GGAGTCGGTCATCTTGTCGGCGTAGAGGATGGCGCGGCCTTCGAGGTGGCGGGCGGCTCGGCCGATGGTTTGGATGAGGGAACCCTGGGAGCGGAGGAAGCCTTCTTTGTCGGCGTCGAGGATGGCTACCAGGGAGACTTCGGGGAGGTCGAGGCCTTCGCGTAGGAGGTTGATGCCGATGAGGACGTCGTACTCGCCTTTGCGGAGGTCGCGGAGGAGCTTGATGCGCTCCAGGGTCTCGATCTCGGAGTGCATGTAGCGGCAGCGGACGCCGACTTCGGTGTAATAGCTGGCGAGGTCTTCGGACATGCGTTTGGTGAGGGTAGTGACGAGGACGCGTTGGTTTTTTGAGGCTCGGTCGCGGATTTCGGCGAGGAGGTCGTCGATCTGGCCTTTGACGGGGCGGATTTCGACGACGGGGTCGATGAGGCCGGTGGGGCGGATGATTTGTTCGACGACTACGCCGGCGGATTTGGTGAGCTCGTAGGGGCCGGGGGTGGCGGAGACGTAGATGATCTGGCCAGAGCGGGATTCGAATTCTTCGAAGCGGAGGGGGCGGTTATCGAGGGCGGAGGGGAGGCGGAAGCCGTAGTCGATGAGGTTTTGTTTGCGGCTGCGATCGCCGTGCCACATGCCGTGGAGCTGCGGGATGGTGACGTGGGACTCGTCGATGAAGATGAGGAAGTCGCGGGGGAAGTAGTCGAGGAGTGTGGGTGGGGGCTCGCCGGGGAGACGGCCGGACATGTGGCGCGAGTAGTTTTCGATGCCGTGGCAGTAGCCGACGGACTTGATCATCTCGAGGTCGAAGCGGGTGCGCTGGTGGATGCGCTGGGATTCGACGAGGCGGCCTTCTTTTTCTAGCTGGGCTTCCCACTCGAAGAGCTCGGCGAGGATGGATTCGGTGGCGGTTTTCTTGCGCTCGGGTTGGACTACGTAGTGGGACTTGGGGTAGATGGGGAGGCGCGAGTAGCGCTGCTTGACGGAGCCGAAGAGTGGGTCGATTTGGGAGAGCGAGTCGATTTCGTCGCCGAAGAGCTCGATGCGGTAGGCGTTTTCGTCGTAGGTGGGGTAGATCTCGATGATGTCGCCGCGGACGCGGAAGGTGCCGCGGCGGAAGTCGACGTCGTTGCGTTCATAGAGGATCTCGACGAGGCGGCGGGTGATGTCTTCGCGCTTGATCTTCTGGCCTTTTTCGAGAAGGAGGAGCATGCCGTAGTAGGCTTCGGGCGATCCGAGACCGTAGATGCAGGAGACGGAGGAGACGATGATGGCGTCTCGGCGCTCGAAGAGGCTGCGGGTGGCGGAGAGGCGGAGCTTGTCCAGCTCCTCGTTGATGGTGGCTTCTTTTTCGATGTAGAGGTCGCCGGAGGGGATGTAGGCTTCGGGCTGGTAGTAGTCGTAGTAGGAGACGAAGTACTCGACGGCGTTGTTGGGGAAGAATTGCTTGAACTCGTGGTAGAGCTGGGCGGCGAGGGTCTTGTTGTGGGCGAGGATGAGGGCGGGGCGGTTGAGCTCCTCGATGATCTTGGCCATCGTGAAGGTCTTGCCTGAGCCGGTGACGCCTAGCAGGACCTGGTCCTTCTCGCCGGCGTTGAGGCCGGAGACGAGTTCGCCGATGGCGCGGGGTTGGTCTCCCTGGGGTTTGTAGGTGGTGGTGAGCTGGAAGTCCATGTTTAAAGAATAAGATGCTTACCTATCTGCGTTCGATTTGCTAATTTCGTTCTTCGCCGTGATCAACCTGTTCAGATTTTTGCAGAATAGGGAAGCATAGGGCGGTCCATTCTTCCCAGCTATCGATTCCGTCTATGAGATTCATGATGAGTTGAAGGCAGTGATACCTTTGAAACGACACTCCAGATACATATCTCAACGTGTCTTCGTTGAGTTCACCTACAGTGTCATAAGCCACCAGAACGTCACGGCGATCTGAATCTCTAGCTGCGTCGAATACTTCTGCTGCCCAGGTATGCGTGTCAGCGTTCACCCCGGTCATAATGCCGCGCCCAATTCCTTCGGCATAGCAGCGTGAGAAAAATGCGTCGGCTTCATTTCGTTCTACTCGAATATCCCATGTATCTACCATTCCCGCGCCTGAAAGCAAACGCGCCGGCTTCTCGGTCAGCTCAAAGGCCGATCTGTAGTCCATCTTAGGAAGGTAAGTGAGTGGTTCCAGTCGTTCGTCCAGGCGAAGGACCCAGCGTATGCAACGTAAAGTTTCGAACGATTGCCAAAGATCGATGATATTTTCAGGCCAATGGCCGTCAGGCATAAGTAAGAGATTGCGCAAACCGCCGTCTAGACCGTTCCATATATCGAGTTTGCGGAGCTGATCCAAGTGCGTTCGACGCGTAATGACTTCTATTCCCGACGGCATTTGCTTTTCTCTAAGCATTTGCTCGCTTCCCGCTCGAGCTAATACAACTGATAATGCGAAGCCGTCTGAGGCGAGTCTGTTGCGAATATCTTTATTCACAAATTGATCGGACTCTCTTCGGGATTTCCTTTCGTCCAGTTTATTGTTTACCCACCTTCCAAGGATGGCTGTAACAAAAAAGAAGGCAAAGATAGAGGCTATTACACCTGTTCCTGCATCGAATCCTGCGCGTGCATTCCATAGGAGAGAGCCGTAATAGAGAATAAAAAACAGAATTAACACCGAGAGACGGAGTGCGAGTTTCCGGTCACGCGAGTCTTTTTTGCTGCGACGGAGGGATACCCAATAGGCTCTCCAAAATGCACTTGAGAAGATGGAATGTTTCATCTTGATATTTCAAGGATAGAGGATAAATAAGAATGAGCGCAGGTATAGAGCTGTGGCTGGTGAGGCATGGGGAGACGGAGTGGAGTCTCAGTGGGAAGCATACGAGCCGGACGGATATTTCGCTGACGGATCAGGGGCGGAAGAGGGCGGAGAGGCTGCGGGATTATTTGAAAGGCACCAAGTTTGACGCGGT encodes:
- the uvrB gene encoding excinuclease ABC subunit UvrB, yielding MDFQLTTTYKPQGDQPRAIGELVSGLNAGEKDQVLLGVTGSGKTFTMAKIIEELNRPALILAHNKTLAAQLYHEFKQFFPNNAVEYFVSYYDYYQPEAYIPSGDLYIEKEATINEELDKLRLSATRSLFERRDAIIVSSVSCIYGLGSPEAYYGMLLLLEKGQKIKREDITRRLVEILYERNDVDFRRGTFRVRGDIIEIYPTYDENAYRIELFGDEIDSLSQIDPLFGSVKQRYSRLPIYPKSHYVVQPERKKTATESILAELFEWEAQLEKEGRLVESQRIHQRTRFDLEMIKSVGYCHGIENYSRHMSGRLPGEPPPTLLDYFPRDFLIFIDESHVTIPQLHGMWHGDRSRKQNLIDYGFRLPSALDNRPLRFEEFESRSGQIIYVSATPGPYELTKSAGVVVEQIIRPTGLIDPVVEIRPVKGQIDDLLAEIRDRASKNQRVLVTTLTKRMSEDLASYYTEVGVRCRYMHSEIETLERIKLLRDLRKGEYDVLIGINLLREGLDLPEVSLVAILDADKEGFLRSQGSLIQTIGRAARHLEGRAILYADKMTDSMQRAIDETNRRREIQEAYNEENGITPQSIIRSTEMTLAGIINADYADLTDEAEGMPDFSTQQELDTYIGKLESDMREAAKKFEFEKAAKLRDTVKDLRTKEFLFS